Within the Gracilinema caldarium DSM 7334 genome, the region CGTTGACAAAGGATCAGATTATCGAAGCCATCGCTTCGATGACCGTACTCGAAGTTTCCGAGCTCGTAAAAGCTATGGAAGAAAAATTTGGTGTTTCCGCAGCAGCTCCTGTTGCTGTAGCCGCTGTTGGTGCCGCTCCTGGTGCTGCAGCTGCTCCTGCTGAAGAAAAGACCGAATTCAACGTAATCCTGAAGGCCTTTGATGAATCCAAGAAGATCGCAGTAATCAAGGAAGTTCGGGCTGTTACCGGTCTTGGTCTTAAGGAAGCAAAGGACCTGGTCGAAGGCGCTCCTAAGCCACTTAAGGAAAATGTATCCAAGGAAGAAGCTGCAAAGATTAAGGAACAAATTACTGCCGCTGGCGGTACTGTTGAAATCCAGTAATCTCGTCGGTACAACACATACTTTTTCTCTTGCCTTTCCGGAACTCGTCAAGAGTTCCGGATTAAGAGCTTCCGGTAATATTTACCGGAGGCTTTTTGTAGTCTTTAGGTAAAAACAGCGTAAATCCGGTTTATTGGGCTGGACGGTGAAAACGTTCGAATAAATCGAGCGGTTCCGATAGGGGGGTAACGAATGGTTACAGGTAATTCGGTCATTAAAAGGACCTATATAGGAAAAGATTTCCAGGATGTAATGGAGCTTCCTGATCTTATAGATATTCAGCTTTCCTCGTACGAACGCTTTTTACAGAGGGAGCGGCTTCGTAGAGGTGAAGCACCCGAGATGCAGGGGCTGGAAGAAGCTTTTAGAACTACCTTTCCGATAGAAAGCCCTACCGGTGACATGGTTCTTGAATATGAATATTACACCCTCGATGAAGAGGGGATTAAATTTTCAGAGCATGAATGCAAACAGAAGGGGTTAACCTATGCAATCCCGCTGAAGGCTCGGATAAATCTGATTTTCCAAGAAACTGGTGAAATTCGGCAAAAAGATATCTATATGGGTGATATCCCGATCATGACCGATCGGGGTACTTTTATCATTAATGGTGCTGAACGGGTTGTTGTTTCCCAGATTCACCGTTCCCCCGGTGTTATTTTCAGCCATGAAAAGGGCGTGTACTCT harbors:
- the rplL gene encoding 50S ribosomal protein L7/L12, with translation MAALTKDQIIEAIASMTVLEVSELVKAMEEKFGVSAAAPVAVAAVGAAPGAAAAPAEEKTEFNVILKAFDESKKIAVIKEVRAVTGLGLKEAKDLVEGAPKPLKENVSKEEAAKIKEQITAAGGTVEIQ